In the Setaria italica strain Yugu1 chromosome VI, Setaria_italica_v2.0, whole genome shotgun sequence genome, one interval contains:
- the LOC101768602 gene encoding ABC transporter A family member 8-like: MESRRSRGLARFFRQVHALFLKNLSFQRRNARTNTAIAAFPVLLCVLLVSIQRVGSNSLPAHVLFVEPGLVPQETLYVLQPQCQFDSRNVSENFDGIQLESGYDFLDTNKRRLHVYVWYNSSFSRDNGHHSMTVLRVARLVNMASAAYLNHFRGQNVEMRLEYLKEMPKAAVPMRLDLTTLLDALFFTWTVQLLLPVMLTYLVYDKERRLRLMMKMHGLKDAPYWLISYAYFLSLSTAYMMFFMISGSVIGLDIFRLNSYSIQSLFYFICINLQIVLAFLLASFFSSVRIATVIGYIYVFGSSLLGEALLKIFIEDATFPRMWLVAIELIPGFSLYRGIYELSEYAAAGRNMGKPGMRWADLNDPVNGMKDVMILMSIEGIILLLVAFLLGHRPAWQPLFVFGFLSTNHSSPSEKPNKLKRGSRRVHVDMTKPDVFLERKVVKRLLKDMDMSNLIICHNLKKVYPGKNGNPDKHAVRGLSLALRKGQCFGMLGPNGAGKTSFINMMIGLVKPTYGTAYIHGMDLRTDMKEIYANIGVCPQHDLLWETLTGREHLMFYGRMKNLTGAALTQAVEQSLKNVNLFHSGFGDKSVSKYSGGMKRRLSVAIALIGNPKVVYMDEPSTGLDSRSRNDLWRIIKQAKKDCTIFLTTHSMEEAEELCDRIGIFINGNFHCIGTPKELKARYGGTRILTITTSPEHEEAVEQLVSWLSPRYTRIYSVLGTQKFALPQQEVGLGCVFGAVEAARRAFPVLGWGVADATLEEVFVRVAKEARAFDVLS, translated from the exons ATGGAATCTCGGCGGTCGCGCGGGCTCGCGAGGTTTTTCAGGCAGGTCCATGCCCTCTTCCTCAAGAACCTCTCCTTCCAG AGGAGGAACGCGAGGACGAACACCGCCATCGCCGCGTTCCCGGTGCTCCTCTGCGTGCTCCTCGTCTCCATCCAGCGCGTG GGTTCAAACTCGCTGCCAGCACATGTGCTGTTCGTTGAACCGGGTCTTGTTCCACAGGAGACCTTGTATGTGCTCCAACCGCAGTGCCAGTTCGATTCACGCAATGTTTCAGAAAATTTTGATGGGATACAACTGGAATCTG GCTATGACTTCCTAGATACGAATAAGAGGCGCCTCCATGTATATGTTTGGTACAATTCCAGCTTCAGCAGGGACAATGGACACCATTCAATGACAGTTTTGCGTGTTGCACGGTTGGTTAATATG GCATCCGCTGCATATTTGAACCATTTTAGAGGACAAAATGTGGAAATGCGTCTCGAGTATTTAAAGGAAATGCCCAAAGCTGCTGTCCCGATGAGGCTGGACCTCACTACCCTCCTAGATGCACTATTCTTCACCTGGACGGTTCAACTCCTACTTCCA GTAATGTTAACATATCTTGTTTACGACAAGGAGCGGAGACTAAGActgatgatgaagatgcatgGGCTGAAGGATGCGCCTTATTGGTTGATTTCTTATGCCTATTTCTTATCACTTTCAACAGCTTACATGATGTTCTTCATGATCTCTGGGTCCGTTATAG GGCTAGATATCTTCAGACTAAATAGCTACAGCATACAATCTCTGTTCTACTTCATATGTATCAACCTACAGATCGTGCTTGCCTTTCTGCTGGCTTCGTTCTTCTCTTCTGTCAGGATTGCTACTG TAATTGGTTACATATATGTCTTTGGATCTAGCCTTCTTGGAGAAGCTCTGTTGAAGATATTCATCGAGGATGCTACCTTCCCAA GGATGTGGCTTGTAGCAATAGAGCTTATTCCTGGGTTCTCCCTCTACCGAGGAATATACGAGCTTTCTGAGTATGCTGCTGCAGGAAGAAATATGGGAAAGCCCGGGATGAGATGGGCAGACTTGAACGACCCCGTTAACGGGATGAAAGATGTTATGATTCTAATGTCTATTGAAGGGATAATCCTCCTCCTTGTGGCATTTTTACTGGGCCATAGACCTGCATGGCAGCCTCTATTTGTCTTCGGATTTCTATCAACAAATCATTCCTCACCTTCAGAGAAACCAAACAAATTGAAGAGGGGATCCAGGAGGGTCCATGTTGATATGACAAAGCCTGATGTGTTCCTAGAG CGCAAGGTGGTGAAACGATTATTAAAGGATATGGACATGAGTAATCTGATCATCTGCCATAATCTAAAGAAAGTGTACCCTGGAAAGAATGGTAATCCTGACAAGCATGCTGTTAGAGGATTGTCGCTAGCTTTGCGCAAAGGGCAGTGTTTCGGGATGCTCGGTCCCAATGGGGCAGGGAAGACATCCTTCATTAACATG ATGATTGGCCTAGTGAAACCGACTTACGGAACTGCTTACATCCATGGAATGGATTTGAGGACAGATATGAAGGAAATATATGCAAATATTGGTGTATGTCCACAGCATGA CTTACTTTGGGAGACTCTGACAGGAAGAGAGCATCTGATGTTCTATGGCCGAATGAAGAATCTCACAGGTGCTGCTCTAACACAG GCAGTTGAACAATCCTTGAAGAACGTAAATTTGTTCCACAGTGGTTTCGGTGACAAATCTGTAAGCAAGTACAGTGGTGGCATGAAAAGAAGACTCAGCGTTGCCATTGCGCTCATCGGCAATCCTAAA GTTGTTTACATGGATGAACCGAGTACTGGGCTCGACTCAAGGTCTAGGAATGATCTGTGGAGAATCATCAAGCAAGCAAAGAAGGATTGCACCATATTTCTTACCA CACATTCCATGGAGGAGGCTGAGGAATTGTGTGACCGTATCGGCATCTTCATCAATGGAAACTTCCATTGCATTGGAACCCCCAAGGAG TTGAAGGCTAGGTATGGAGGCACTCGGATCCTGACGATCACAACATCACCGGAGcacgaggaggcggtggagcagCTAGTGAGCTGGCTCTCACCGAGGTACACAAGGATCTACAGCGTGTTGGGCACGCAGAAGTTTGCGTTGCCTCAACAGGAGGTAGGGTTGGGCTGCGTTTTCGGTGCAGTAGAGGCGGCGAGACGTGCATTCCCTGTGCTAGGGTGGGGTGTGGCAGATGCAACGCTAGAGGAAGTGTTCGTCAGGGTGGCAAAGGAGGCCCGTGCGTTCGACGTGCTATCATAG